One region of Mycobacterium riyadhense genomic DNA includes:
- a CDS encoding IclR family transcriptional regulator, with product MVPRTERNPPTNRDQGIQVLRRAAAALDEIAAEPGRLRLVDLGERLGLAKSTTRRLLVGLSEVGLVTVDSHGRFSLGERLLGFGTATGAHISALFRPTIERVARATDGETVDLSMLRGQRMLFIDQIESSHRLRAVSAVGVRFPLDRTANGKAALAVLDESDAEAVLSRFDADVAGRLRREIAEIRCTGIAFDREEHTTGISAAAIAGRAMGDNVIAISVPTPSERFPEKEERIIAALRSAAESPAWTR from the coding sequence ATGGTGCCTCGAACGGAACGAAATCCGCCGACCAATCGCGACCAGGGAATCCAGGTGCTGCGACGCGCCGCGGCCGCACTAGACGAAATCGCCGCCGAGCCGGGACGCTTGCGCCTAGTCGACCTCGGTGAGCGCCTGGGGTTGGCCAAGTCGACCACTCGGCGACTGCTGGTCGGCCTGTCCGAGGTCGGGTTGGTCACTGTCGATTCGCACGGCCGGTTCTCGCTTGGTGAGCGGTTATTGGGATTCGGTACCGCCACCGGCGCCCATATCTCGGCGTTATTCCGGCCGACCATCGAGCGCGTAGCCCGCGCAACCGATGGCGAGACGGTTGACCTGTCGATGTTGCGGGGCCAACGCATGCTGTTCATTGACCAGATCGAATCCTCACACCGACTGCGCGCGGTTTCGGCCGTCGGTGTCCGGTTTCCGTTGGACCGGACGGCCAACGGAAAAGCCGCACTCGCAGTCCTGGACGAATCCGATGCCGAGGCGGTACTTTCGCGATTCGACGCTGACGTTGCCGGCAGATTGCGTCGCGAGATCGCCGAGATCCGGTGCACCGGAATCGCTTTCGATCGCGAGGAACACACCACCGGGATCTCCGCGGCTGCAATTGCGGGACGAGCCATGGGCGACAACGTGATTGCGATTTCGGTGCCTACCCCCAGCGAGCGATTTCCGGAGAAAGAGGAGCGGATCATCGCCGCATTGCGGAGTGCCGCCGAGTCGCCGGCCTGGACGCGCTGA
- a CDS encoding TetR/AcrR family transcriptional regulator, whose translation MPRDDWLVGGDRRAIAAERIYAAATDLIARDGPNAFDIDTLAKRVHCSRATIYRYVGGKAEIRDAVVARAASRIVESVRKAVESMRGPQRVVTAITVALKLIRADPLAPLMFSSVRANEMLWLTGSPLLADFATDLAGLSGRDPEAARWVVRVVLSLMYWPAADERAERELVQRFVAPAFTDQR comes from the coding sequence GTGCCGCGTGACGATTGGTTGGTCGGCGGTGATCGCCGCGCGATCGCCGCCGAGCGCATCTATGCCGCCGCCACGGACCTGATCGCGCGCGACGGGCCGAATGCCTTCGATATCGACACGTTGGCCAAGCGCGTCCACTGTTCACGGGCCACCATCTACCGCTACGTCGGAGGAAAAGCCGAAATCCGCGACGCAGTCGTTGCCCGTGCCGCATCACGCATCGTCGAGTCCGTGCGTAAGGCTGTCGAGAGTATGCGCGGGCCGCAGCGCGTTGTCACCGCAATTACCGTGGCGCTCAAGCTGATCCGAGCCGATCCACTCGCACCACTCATGTTCAGCTCGGTCCGCGCCAACGAGATGCTCTGGCTCACCGGATCGCCCCTGCTGGCGGACTTCGCCACCGATCTCGCCGGGCTTTCCGGGCGTGATCCCGAGGCCGCACGTTGGGTGGTACGCGTTGTGCTGTCGCTGATGTACTGGCCCGCCGCCGATGAACGGGCCGAACGCGAGCTGGTACAACGATTCGTCGCGCCAGCCTTCACCGACCAGCGGTGA
- a CDS encoding CaiB/BaiF CoA transferase family protein, producing MSAVLSGVRVVELASWTYVPSAGAALSDWGADVIKVEGVASGDPGRALVVGGFTREAARVDADFILELGNRGKRSIGIDIKSDMGRELFGRLLASADVFLTNWLPGALERARLTVEDIRAFNPKIIIARGTGLGVRGPDRNRGGFDAATYLARGGVAYTLTPFGTETPAVQGPGFGDLQGGATLAGGVCAALFHRERTGEPSIVDSSLLAQAMWAIAPSISAADFFDIDGIPGAPPGLTINPLVNRYQTRDGRWIQLVFLQPDKFWAGFCERMGLAELATDERFVPSSNLIANAGAATAIFAKAFASHDLAHWQKVLEDEPGVWAALATPRETLNDRQVEPNGYVVTNVDAHGQHYRIVAAPVQFNETPPDPARAPEHGQHTEEILLELDMDWDDIARAKELKAIL from the coding sequence ATGTCAGCGGTGCTCAGCGGCGTTCGGGTGGTCGAGTTGGCGTCATGGACGTATGTACCGTCGGCCGGTGCCGCACTGTCGGATTGGGGCGCCGACGTTATCAAGGTCGAAGGCGTTGCCTCCGGCGATCCTGGTCGGGCGTTGGTCGTTGGCGGCTTCACCCGCGAGGCGGCCCGTGTTGACGCCGACTTCATCCTCGAGTTGGGTAACCGCGGTAAGCGCAGTATTGGGATCGACATCAAATCCGACATGGGTCGGGAATTGTTTGGCCGGCTGCTGGCTTCTGCGGATGTATTTCTGACAAACTGGCTGCCCGGCGCGCTGGAGCGAGCCAGACTGACCGTCGAAGACATCCGCGCTTTCAACCCCAAGATCATCATCGCGAGGGGCACGGGGCTGGGAGTGCGCGGACCCGATCGCAATCGCGGCGGTTTCGATGCCGCCACCTACCTGGCGCGTGGCGGCGTGGCGTACACGCTCACACCGTTTGGCACCGAAACCCCCGCAGTCCAGGGCCCCGGATTCGGCGACCTGCAGGGCGGAGCAACGCTGGCCGGCGGGGTGTGCGCCGCGTTGTTCCATCGCGAGCGGACCGGGGAACCGAGCATCGTCGATTCCTCGCTGCTGGCCCAGGCTATGTGGGCCATCGCTCCGTCAATATCTGCGGCCGATTTCTTCGATATCGACGGCATCCCGGGGGCGCCGCCGGGGTTGACCATAAATCCACTCGTCAACCGCTATCAGACAAGGGACGGCAGGTGGATTCAATTGGTTTTTCTGCAGCCAGACAAGTTCTGGGCGGGCTTTTGCGAGCGCATGGGTCTTGCGGAGTTGGCCACCGATGAGCGATTCGTGCCGTCGAGCAACCTCATCGCCAACGCGGGCGCAGCAACCGCGATCTTCGCGAAAGCGTTTGCCAGCCATGATCTGGCGCACTGGCAGAAAGTACTCGAAGACGAACCGGGCGTGTGGGCCGCGCTGGCCACCCCGCGGGAAACCCTCAACGACCGGCAAGTCGAACCCAACGGCTATGTGGTGACCAATGTCGACGCCCATGGCCAGCACTACCGGATCGTGGCTGCGCCCGTCCAATTCAACGAAACACCGCCGGATCCCGCGCGTGCTCCCGAACATGGACAGCACACCGAGGAAATACTGCTCGAGCTCGACATGGATTGGGACGATATCGCGCGAGCGAAGGAGCTCAAAGCCATACTGTGA
- a CDS encoding amino acid deaminase/aldolase — protein sequence MQNVAGREQRSNGPVRLDAAGRLQRYEEAFADHDAPFAFVDLDAMWGNAEQMLARAGDKPIRVASKSLRCRPIQREILDANARFDGLMTFTLPETLWLAGHGFDNLLLAYPTSDRAALRELGELTAKDPGGAPIVMVDSIEHLDVIESATARPIRLCIDLDAGYWRAGGRVKIGPKRSPLHTPEQARALAVEIARRPALKLVALMSYEGHIAGFGDKVAGKRAQNAIVGWMQRQSIAELRERRARAVELVREVADIKIVNAGGTGDLQLVAQEPAMTEATAGSGFYAPTLFDSYSTFTLQPAAMFALPVCRRPDAKTVTALGGGYLASGVGAKDRMPTPYLPSGLKLDPMEGTGEVQTPLHGDAARRLKVGDKVYFRHTKAGELCERFDRLHLVRGAQIVDTVPTYRGEGRTFL from the coding sequence GTGCAAAACGTGGCCGGTCGCGAGCAACGGTCCAACGGGCCGGTCAGGCTGGACGCGGCGGGCCGGTTGCAGCGCTACGAAGAAGCGTTCGCCGACCACGATGCGCCCTTTGCGTTCGTAGACCTTGACGCAATGTGGGGAAATGCCGAGCAGATGCTCGCGCGCGCCGGTGACAAGCCGATCCGGGTGGCGTCGAAATCCTTGCGCTGCAGGCCGATACAACGCGAAATCCTCGATGCCAATGCAAGATTCGACGGCTTGATGACATTCACCCTGCCGGAGACCTTGTGGCTGGCGGGCCATGGCTTCGACAACCTGTTGCTCGCCTATCCGACCAGCGACCGCGCGGCACTGCGCGAACTTGGCGAGCTAACAGCCAAAGATCCCGGTGGCGCGCCGATCGTGATGGTCGACAGCATCGAGCACCTGGACGTGATCGAAAGCGCCACCGCCAGGCCCATCCGACTGTGTATTGACCTCGACGCGGGCTATTGGCGTGCCGGAGGGCGCGTGAAAATCGGCCCCAAGCGCTCACCCCTGCACACACCCGAACAAGCCCGCGCGCTGGCTGTGGAGATCGCGAGGCGACCGGCGCTGAAGCTGGTTGCGCTGATGTCCTACGAGGGCCACATCGCAGGGTTCGGCGACAAGGTCGCCGGCAAACGCGCGCAAAACGCCATCGTGGGGTGGATGCAGCGCCAGTCGATCGCGGAGTTGCGCGAGCGACGCGCTCGCGCGGTTGAGCTGGTCCGGGAAGTCGCGGACATCAAAATCGTCAACGCAGGCGGCACTGGCGACCTGCAGCTGGTGGCACAGGAGCCCGCGATGACGGAGGCGACCGCCGGCTCAGGGTTCTACGCGCCGACGCTTTTCGACTCGTACTCGACGTTCACGTTGCAGCCCGCGGCGATGTTCGCGCTTCCGGTATGTCGCCGGCCCGACGCGAAGACGGTGACCGCGCTCGGCGGCGGCTATCTGGCCAGCGGCGTCGGCGCCAAGGATCGCATGCCCACGCCCTACCTGCCGAGCGGACTGAAGCTCGACCCGATGGAGGGCACGGGCGAGGTGCAGACGCCGTTGCACGGTGATGCTGCTCGGCGGTTGAAGGTGGGCGATAAGGTCTACTTCCGCCACACGAAAGCCGGCGAGCTGTGTGAGCGGTTCGACCGCCTGCACTTGGTGCGTGGCGCACAGATCGTCGACACCGTCCCCACCTACCGGGGTGAGGGGCGGACCTTTCTGTGA
- a CDS encoding M28 family metallopeptidase: MTAITALPTELAAMREVVETLAPIERPAGEPGELEAARWIVERLAAAGAQNARIEEELYFDGYPRLHLKLSAIGVAAGLAGLVSRRLRVPAALAGLGAGLAIADDCSNGPRVVRKRTEKPRTTWNVVAEAGDLTAERTVVACAHHDAAHSGKFFEAHIEEVLVEHFPGIVERVDTQLPNWWGPVLAPALAGVGALRGSRKMMIAGTLGSALAAALFADIARSPVVPGANDNLSAVALLVALAERLRERPVKGVRVLLVSLGAEETLQGGIYGFLARHKPELDRENTYFLNFDTIGSPELIMLEGEGCTIMEDYFYRPFRDLVIRAAERADAPVRRGIRSRNSTDAVLMSRAGYPTACFVSINRHKSVANYHQMSDTPENLCYETVSHAVTVAESVVRELAR; the protein is encoded by the coding sequence ATGACCGCGATCACCGCACTGCCGACCGAGCTGGCCGCGATGCGCGAGGTCGTTGAGACCTTGGCGCCGATCGAACGTCCCGCCGGCGAGCCAGGCGAGCTGGAAGCGGCCAGGTGGATCGTCGAGCGCCTGGCTGCGGCCGGCGCTCAGAATGCGCGCATCGAGGAGGAGCTGTACTTCGATGGTTATCCCCGGCTGCATCTCAAGTTATCGGCCATCGGAGTGGCGGCCGGCCTCGCAGGTCTGGTCAGCCGGCGCTTGCGCGTTCCCGCCGCGCTGGCGGGGTTGGGCGCGGGATTGGCGATCGCCGACGACTGCTCCAACGGGCCGCGTGTTGTGCGCAAGAGAACGGAAAAGCCCCGAACAACCTGGAATGTGGTAGCCGAGGCTGGCGATCTGACGGCAGAGCGCACGGTCGTCGCCTGCGCCCATCACGATGCCGCGCACAGCGGCAAGTTTTTCGAGGCCCATATCGAGGAAGTTCTCGTCGAGCACTTCCCGGGGATCGTTGAGCGCGTCGACACCCAGCTGCCCAACTGGTGGGGGCCCGTCCTTGCGCCGGCCCTCGCCGGCGTCGGCGCGCTGCGCGGCAGCCGCAAAATGATGATCGCCGGAACACTGGGTAGCGCTCTGGCGGCCGCCTTGTTCGCCGACATCGCCCGCAGTCCGGTTGTCCCCGGCGCCAATGACAATCTCTCCGCGGTGGCACTGCTCGTCGCGCTCGCGGAGCGGCTGCGCGAGCGCCCGGTGAAGGGCGTGCGGGTGCTGCTGGTGTCACTTGGCGCGGAGGAAACGTTGCAGGGCGGGATCTACGGGTTCTTGGCGCGTCACAAACCCGAGCTTGATCGGGAGAACACCTACTTCCTGAACTTCGACACCATTGGCTCACCCGAGCTCATCATGCTCGAGGGCGAGGGCTGCACGATCATGGAGGACTACTTCTATCGGCCGTTTCGCGATCTGGTCATACGGGCCGCGGAGCGTGCCGATGCGCCCGTGCGCCGAGGTATCCGGTCGCGCAACAGCACCGACGCGGTGCTGATGAGCCGTGCTGGCTACCCAACCGCGTGCTTTGTGTCGATCAACCGGCATAAGTCGGTGGCCAACTACCACCAGATGTCCGACACGCCCGAAAACCTTTGCTACGAGACCGTCTCGCATGCAGTTACCGTCGCTGAGTCGGTGGTGCGGGAGCTCGCGCGATGA
- a CDS encoding FAD-binding oxidoreductase, whose amino-acid sequence MSALPAGRHFFRGDDGYEAARAGTVWHQRVPERYPEVIVQAVDSDDIVAGLRYAKAHGLKVSVVSGGHSFAASHLRDGAVLLDVSRLDHASIDAEKGLAVAGPGKGGSLLMSDLEAQNLFFPGGHCKGVCLGGYLLQGGYGWNSRIYGPACESVVGLDVITADGEQIHCDADNHADLYWAARGAGPGFFGVVTSFYLKLYPRPAACGTSVYVYPFDLADDVFTWARAVSAEVDPRVELQAVASRGEPNMGIDVPVITFASPAFADSDADAEKALALFGTCPVAEKAIVKVPYMPTDLATWYDVAMSHYLSDHHYAVDNMWTSASAEDLLPGIRTILDTMPPHPAHFLWLNWGPCPPRQDMAYSIEADIYLALYGSWNDATDPADSDRYADWARSNMAAMSDLAVGIQLADENLGQRPARFASDAAMARLDRVRAEYDPDRLFNSWMGRI is encoded by the coding sequence ATGAGCGCTCTTCCGGCCGGGCGGCACTTCTTCCGTGGCGATGACGGGTACGAGGCGGCCCGTGCCGGAACCGTGTGGCACCAGCGCGTGCCCGAACGCTATCCCGAGGTGATCGTCCAGGCCGTTGATTCCGACGACATCGTCGCGGGCCTCCGCTACGCCAAGGCCCACGGTCTTAAGGTCAGCGTCGTATCGGGAGGGCACAGCTTCGCGGCCAGCCACCTTCGCGACGGGGCCGTGCTACTCGACGTCAGCCGCCTCGATCACGCCAGTATCGACGCCGAGAAGGGCCTCGCCGTCGCCGGTCCGGGCAAAGGCGGCAGCTTACTCATGTCCGACCTGGAGGCGCAGAACCTGTTTTTCCCAGGCGGCCACTGCAAGGGAGTCTGTCTCGGCGGATATCTGCTGCAGGGCGGATACGGCTGGAACAGCCGGATCTACGGCCCGGCTTGCGAGAGTGTCGTCGGCCTGGATGTGATCACCGCCGACGGCGAGCAGATCCATTGCGACGCAGACAATCACGCCGACCTCTACTGGGCTGCCCGCGGTGCGGGTCCGGGCTTTTTCGGCGTCGTCACGTCGTTCTACCTCAAGCTGTACCCGCGGCCTGCGGCGTGTGGCACCAGCGTCTATGTCTACCCGTTCGACCTCGCCGACGACGTCTTTACCTGGGCCCGTGCGGTCAGCGCCGAAGTCGATCCTCGAGTCGAGTTGCAGGCCGTCGCCTCCCGTGGAGAACCGAATATGGGCATCGACGTCCCCGTCATCACCTTTGCCTCACCCGCGTTCGCCGACTCCGACGCGGACGCCGAGAAGGCCCTCGCCCTGTTCGGCACCTGTCCCGTCGCGGAAAAGGCGATCGTGAAAGTCCCTTATATGCCAACCGATTTGGCTACCTGGTATGACGTCGCGATGAGCCACTATCTGTCCGACCACCACTACGCGGTGGACAATATGTGGACGTCGGCGTCGGCCGAGGACCTGCTGCCGGGTATCCGGACGATCCTGGACACGATGCCCCCGCATCCGGCGCACTTCCTTTGGTTGAACTGGGGTCCGTGCCCTCCCCGCCAAGATATGGCGTACAGCATCGAAGCCGACATATACCTGGCGCTCTACGGCTCCTGGAATGATGCGACGGACCCGGCCGACAGCGACCGTTACGCGGACTGGGCGCGATCCAACATGGCCGCCATGTCCGACCTGGCCGTCGGGATTCAGCTCGCCGACGAGAACCTCGGCCAGCGTCCGGCGCGGTTCGCCAGCGACGCGGCCATGGCCAGGCTGGACCGGGTGCGCGCCGAGTATGACCCCGACCGTCTCTTCAACAGTTGGATGGGAAGAATCTGA
- a CDS encoding D-arabinono-1,4-lactone oxidase, whose protein sequence is MSTVWRNWPGEQVCTPSAIRRPTSEDELVDVVARAAERGERVRAVGTGHSFTDCACTDGVMIDMSGLQRVTDADRATGLVTIEGGAKLHSLGPQLAAHGLGLENQGDIDAQSITGATATATHGTGARFTNLSARIVSLRLVTATGDIMTLSEGDEYLAARVSLGALGVISQVTVQTVPLYTLHRHDERRALSQTLERLDEYVDGNDHFEFFVFPYAETALTRTTRRSNEEPTPIPRWKRRLTEDFENGGLSLICQTGRRFPAMAPRLNRLVTSLMSDATVSDRAYKVYATERKVRFTEMEYAIPREHAREAVQRVIDLVRRRKLPIMFPLEVRFSAADDAFLSTAHGRDTCYIAVHQYTGMEFETYFRAVEEIMDEYAGRPHWGKRHYQTAATLRERYPNWDRFVAVRDRLDPNRVFLNDYTRRVLGS, encoded by the coding sequence ATGAGCACGGTGTGGCGCAACTGGCCGGGGGAGCAGGTCTGCACACCGTCGGCGATCAGGCGCCCCACGTCGGAGGACGAACTCGTCGACGTGGTTGCGCGCGCCGCCGAACGCGGCGAGCGGGTGCGCGCCGTCGGCACAGGTCACTCGTTTACCGACTGTGCGTGCACAGACGGGGTGATGATCGATATGTCGGGCCTGCAGCGGGTCACAGACGCAGACCGGGCCACCGGGTTGGTGACGATCGAGGGCGGCGCGAAGCTACATTCGCTCGGTCCGCAGTTGGCCGCGCACGGGCTCGGGCTGGAGAACCAGGGCGACATCGATGCGCAGTCGATCACCGGCGCCACCGCGACCGCCACCCACGGGACGGGCGCACGCTTTACGAATCTGTCGGCGCGGATCGTCTCGCTGCGGCTGGTCACCGCCACCGGTGACATCATGACGTTGTCCGAGGGTGACGAGTACCTCGCCGCGCGGGTATCGCTTGGTGCATTAGGGGTGATCTCGCAGGTCACCGTGCAGACGGTCCCGCTATACACATTGCATCGCCATGACGAGCGCCGGGCGTTGAGCCAGACGCTGGAACGGCTCGACGAATACGTCGACGGTAACGACCATTTCGAGTTCTTCGTATTTCCTTACGCAGAAACGGCTTTGACGCGTACCACGCGTCGCAGCAACGAGGAGCCTACCCCGATACCGAGGTGGAAGCGCCGGCTCACCGAAGACTTCGAAAACGGGGGACTGAGCCTGATCTGCCAGACCGGGCGGCGTTTCCCGGCCATGGCACCAAGACTCAACCGCCTGGTGACGAGCCTGATGTCGGACGCTACGGTCTCAGACCGTGCCTACAAGGTGTACGCGACCGAGCGCAAAGTCAGGTTCACCGAGATGGAGTACGCGATCCCGCGCGAGCACGCACGCGAAGCAGTCCAGCGCGTGATCGACCTCGTTCGCCGTCGCAAGCTGCCGATCATGTTCCCGCTCGAGGTGCGGTTTTCGGCCGCTGACGACGCCTTCCTGTCGACCGCGCACGGGCGCGACACCTGCTATATCGCCGTTCACCAATACACCGGCATGGAGTTCGAAACCTATTTCCGAGCCGTCGAGGAGATCATGGACGAGTATGCGGGACGGCCGCATTGGGGCAAGCGGCATTACCAGACCGCTGCTACGCTGCGCGAGCGCTATCCGAACTGGGACCGCTTCGTCGCGGTGCGCGACCGCCTCGATCCCAACCGGGTCTTTCTCAACGACTACACCAGACGCGTGCTGGGCAGCTGA
- a CDS encoding ANTAR domain-containing protein, with protein sequence MTANWVSTQISCGPHSGRVLDTARGILIGLRRCTSETAFEELFGAAQRHKVPLFAMAWALVHLADDSGKPTPSFMEAQSAARREWGELFAESAMAPC encoded by the coding sequence ATGACGGCGAACTGGGTTTCCACCCAGATCTCGTGCGGCCCGCATTCTGGCCGCGTTCTCGATACCGCACGGGGCATTCTGATTGGCCTTCGACGCTGCACCTCCGAGACAGCCTTTGAAGAACTGTTCGGCGCGGCACAACGCCACAAGGTGCCATTGTTCGCGATGGCGTGGGCACTGGTCCATCTGGCCGACGATTCTGGAAAACCAACTCCCAGCTTCATGGAGGCACAGTCCGCGGCGCGCCGCGAGTGGGGTGAGCTCTTCGCTGAGTCCGCCATGGCCCCCTGCTGA
- a CDS encoding DAPG hydrolase family protein yields MASELYLGYRGDDANTPWGKFFKPEMAPLPQHVVEALQHGPQGGMALSAYDDAASVAGEGYQQTENGYGVLDDGSYQVSVRTDMPGVTPAMWSWWFGWHGCDTRRYKLWHPRAHLSAAWKDGDDSDRKGAERYVGRWSLISEYIGSSLLNGAIQFVAPQEMGCPPDSDDAVAVCARLGAGDAPVDVGWFIHHIRSTPGGSEMRSRFWMGGSHIAVRKAPGVASKAVRPIASRMLGDPVASGRNLLVHCAQEMNHLASFLPELYEAFGDE; encoded by the coding sequence ATGGCCAGCGAACTGTATCTAGGCTACCGCGGCGACGACGCGAACACGCCATGGGGCAAGTTCTTCAAGCCTGAAATGGCGCCGCTGCCACAGCATGTCGTCGAGGCGCTGCAGCACGGTCCGCAGGGCGGGATGGCCCTATCGGCGTACGACGACGCCGCGAGCGTCGCCGGCGAAGGGTACCAGCAGACCGAGAACGGTTACGGGGTTCTCGACGACGGCAGCTACCAAGTATCGGTACGCACCGACATGCCTGGTGTTACCCCGGCGATGTGGTCATGGTGGTTCGGCTGGCACGGTTGCGACACCCGCCGCTACAAGCTGTGGCATCCGCGTGCGCACCTGTCCGCGGCGTGGAAAGACGGGGACGACAGCGACCGTAAAGGTGCCGAGCGCTACGTCGGCCGCTGGTCGTTGATCAGCGAGTACATCGGCTCATCGCTGCTGAACGGCGCGATCCAATTCGTCGCGCCCCAGGAGATGGGCTGTCCCCCCGACAGTGACGATGCGGTGGCGGTCTGTGCCCGGCTCGGAGCCGGTGATGCCCCGGTGGATGTTGGATGGTTCATCCACCACATCCGGTCGACGCCGGGCGGGTCCGAAATGCGTTCCCGGTTCTGGATGGGCGGATCGCACATCGCCGTGCGCAAGGCCCCCGGCGTCGCGTCAAAAGCGGTGCGTCCCATCGCGTCCCGGATGCTTGGCGATCCGGTGGCCAGCGGTCGCAATCTGTTGGTGCACTGCGCGCAGGAAATGAATCACCTCGCGAGCTTCCTGCCCGAGTTGTACGAAGCCTTCGGCGACGAGTAA
- a CDS encoding PE family protein has translation MSYLIATPEFLAAAATDLANVGSSISAANAAAAAPTLSLVAAGADEVSAAIAALFGAHAQAYQSLSVQAALFHQQFVQSLTAGANSYAVAEAVNASAQSLPQDLLNLINAPTQALFNRPLIGNGADGAPGTGANGGDGGILYGNGGNGGSGGPNQGGGNGGNAGLWGNGGAGGAAGNTTTVGVNGFSGGTGGNGGWLWGNGGAGGNGGNGGPAPLAGGVGTTGGAGGNGGGAGLFYGFGGPGGNGGTGGAAPAAGPSPTILPAGGVGGFGGNGGAGAALLGFGGAGGIGGAGGTTDGTVTGVGGFGGQGGNGGQGGLLYGVPGSGGMGGVGGNGIGIDTESFGGHGGSGGNGGALGLFGNGASGGNGGVGGDGAGGTLKAGGNGGVGGLGGEGSAGGLLYGNGGAGGSGGAGGNGATGATTGFAGSGGFAGSGGDAVLIGTGGVGGNGGGIGTGSTTFVPADRQPVGGIGGNGGRAGLLFGTGGTGGNGGATSPGGTLYAAGGNGGNGGWVYGNGGTGGNGGAGGANSAGNGGVGGNAALLFGNGGAGGTGGTGGIGAGGAGGRGAILIGNGGVGGNGAPGGNGAGGNGGSAVLVGNGGNGGNGTGTGVGGAGGAGGLLFGQNGAPGT, from the coding sequence ATGTCGTATCTCATCGCGACGCCGGAGTTTCTGGCGGCCGCGGCAACGGATTTGGCCAACGTGGGTTCATCGATCAGCGCGGCCAACGCCGCCGCGGCCGCCCCGACGTTGTCTCTGGTCGCGGCGGGCGCCGACGAGGTATCGGCCGCGATCGCGGCGCTGTTCGGCGCGCATGCTCAGGCATATCAGTCGCTGAGCGTCCAGGCGGCACTGTTTCATCAACAGTTTGTGCAATCCCTCACCGCGGGCGCGAACTCATATGCAGTCGCTGAGGCGGTCAATGCTTCGGCGCAGTCGCTGCCACAAGACCTGCTCAACCTGATCAACGCGCCCACCCAAGCGCTGTTCAACCGTCCGCTGATCGGCAACGGCGCCGACGGCGCGCCCGGGACCGGTGCCAACGGGGGTGACGGCGGGATCCTGTACGGCAATGGCGGTAACGGTGGCTCCGGAGGACCCAACCAGGGCGGCGGCAACGGCGGCAATGCCGGATTGTGGGGCAACGGCGGTGCCGGCGGAGCCGCCGGAAATACCACGACCGTCGGCGTCAACGGATTCAGCGGGGGCACCGGAGGCAACGGCGGATGGCTGTGGGGCAATGGCGGAGCGGGCGGGAACGGCGGTAACGGTGGCCCCGCCCCGCTCGCCGGAGGTGTTGGAACCACTGGTGGCGCCGGCGGGAATGGGGGCGGCGCGGGCCTGTTCTACGGCTTCGGTGGCCCCGGCGGAAACGGCGGCACCGGCGGAGCCGCGCCGGCCGCCGGTCCCTCGCCAACCATCCTTCCTGCCGGGGGCGTCGGCGGGTTCGGCGGTAACGGCGGCGCAGGCGCGGCGCTGCTCGGTTTCGGCGGCGCCGGCGGAATCGGTGGCGCAGGCGGGACCACCGATGGCACGGTCACGGGCGTGGGCGGCTTTGGCGGCCAGGGCGGCAACGGCGGACAAGGCGGCCTGCTGTACGGGGTCCCGGGCTCTGGCGGCATGGGCGGTGTCGGCGGCAACGGCATCGGGATCGACACCGAAAGCTTCGGCGGCCATGGCGGCTCTGGCGGTAACGGCGGTGCCCTCGGGCTATTCGGCAACGGTGCGTCCGGTGGCAATGGGGGCGTGGGTGGCGACGGAGCGGGCGGGACGCTCAAGGCGGGCGGCAATGGTGGTGTCGGTGGTCTGGGCGGCGAGGGCAGCGCAGGTGGCCTGCTGTACGGCAATGGTGGCGCCGGCGGGAGCGGCGGTGCCGGTGGCAACGGCGCCACGGGTGCTACCACTGGTTTTGCCGGCTCGGGCGGTTTTGCCGGCTCCGGCGGCGACGCCGTGCTGATCGGTACCGGCGGAGTTGGTGGCAACGGCGGTGGCATAGGGACCGGTAGCACGACCTTCGTTCCGGCCGACCGGCAACCGGTGGGCGGTATCGGCGGTAATGGCGGGCGCGCCGGGCTGCTGTTCGGCACCGGCGGCACCGGCGGCAATGGCGGTGCCACCAGCCCCGGCGGCACTCTCTACGCCGCCGGCGGAAACGGCGGCAATGGCGGTTGGGTGTACGGCAACGGCGGCACCGGCGGAAACGGCGGCGCGGGCGGGGCTAACAGTGCCGGCAACGGCGGTGTTGGTGGCAATGCGGCGCTGCTGTTCGGCAACGGCGGGGCCGGCGGAACCGGTGGCACCGGCGGAATCGGCGCGGGCGGTGCCGGCGGCAGGGGCGCCATTCTCATCGGCAACGGGGGTGTCGGGGGCAATGGGGCCCCCGGCGGCAATGGTGCGGGCGGTAACGGCGGAAGCGCCGTGCTCGTCGGCAATGGCGGCAACGGCGGGAACGGGACCGGTACGGGTGTCGGCGGGGCGGGGGGAGCCGGCGGATTGCTGTTCGGTCAAAACGGGGCGCCGGGGACGTAG